One genomic region from Streptomyces sp. Li-HN-5-11 encodes:
- a CDS encoding SsgA family sporulation/cell division regulator, with protein MDITLEQPARARLITADERERPVAATLRYSSEDPLAVHVDFPPEASLDGTDVSWAFSRALLEEGLGRPAGAGDVRLCPRGASRTVLELHSPSGVALVQFDTPALRRFLLRSYAVVAAGREDVAAAVDRGLNALFGAV; from the coding sequence ATGGACATCACCCTCGAGCAGCCCGCCCGCGCCCGCCTGATCACCGCGGACGAGCGGGAGCGCCCCGTGGCCGCCACGCTGCGCTACTCCTCCGAGGACCCGCTGGCCGTGCACGTGGACTTCCCGCCCGAGGCCTCCCTCGACGGGACCGACGTCTCGTGGGCCTTCTCGCGCGCCCTGCTGGAGGAGGGGCTCGGGCGGCCGGCCGGGGCGGGGGACGTGCGCCTGTGCCCGCGCGGGGCCTCCCGTACGGTACTGGAACTGCACTCGCCCTCAGGCGTGGCCCTGGTCCAGTTCGACACGCCGGCCCTGCGCCGGTTCCTGCTGCGGTCCTACGCCGTGGTCGCGGCCGGGCGGGAGGATGTCGCCGCGGCCGTCGACCGCGGCCTGAACGCCCTCTTCGGCGCGGTCTGA
- the asnB gene encoding asparagine synthase (glutamine-hydrolyzing): MCGITGWVSYDRDLRAEATALDAMTETMACRGPDDRGTWAEGPAALGHRRLAIIDLPGGRQPMTAATPDGTVALVYSGETYNFTELRRDLTARGHRFTTDSDTEVVLRGYLEWGDAVAERLNGMYAFAVWDGRRDTLVMIRDRMGIKPFYYEPTPDGVLFGSEPKAILANPLARRRVTLDGLRELFAFVKTPGHAVWDGMREVEPGTVVTVDRTGVRTRVYWRLQTRPHQDDRATTIATVRTLLDDIVRRQLVADVPRCTLLSGGLDSSAMTALAARQLAEHGERVRSFAVDFAGQTENFVADELRGTPDAPFVHDVARAADTDHQDIVLDAQALSDPEVRQKVIRARDLPMGFGDMDASLYLLFRSIRDHSTVALSGESADEVFGGYLQFFDEEARRADTFPWLVRFVRDFGDDADVMRPDLTRALDLTTYVADAYRTAVSGIRRLDGESDFEFRMRQICHLHLTRFVRVLLDRKDRMSMAVGLEVRVPFCDHRLVEYVYNAPWSLKSFDGREKSLLREATADLLPKSVYDRVKSPYPSTQDPKYALALQDHVKDLLARPGHPVFDLVDRERVHRAAHHDAPVSTQAARRGLEKTLDLALWLDLYRPEIVTG; encoded by the coding sequence ATGTGCGGCATCACCGGCTGGGTCTCCTACGACCGCGACCTGCGCGCGGAGGCCACGGCACTGGACGCGATGACGGAGACGATGGCGTGCCGCGGCCCCGACGACCGCGGCACGTGGGCCGAGGGCCCCGCGGCCCTCGGACACCGCCGGCTCGCGATCATCGACCTGCCCGGCGGCCGCCAGCCGATGACCGCCGCCACCCCGGACGGGACGGTGGCGCTCGTGTACTCGGGGGAGACGTACAACTTCACCGAGCTGCGCCGCGACCTCACCGCGCGCGGCCACCGCTTCACCACCGACTCCGACACCGAGGTCGTCCTGCGCGGCTACCTCGAATGGGGCGACGCCGTCGCCGAGCGGCTCAACGGCATGTACGCCTTCGCCGTCTGGGACGGCCGCCGGGACACGCTCGTCATGATCCGCGACCGGATGGGCATCAAGCCCTTCTACTACGAGCCGACCCCCGACGGCGTCCTGTTCGGCTCCGAGCCCAAGGCGATCCTCGCCAACCCGCTGGCCCGCCGCCGGGTGACCCTCGACGGCCTGCGCGAGCTGTTCGCGTTCGTCAAGACTCCGGGACACGCCGTGTGGGACGGCATGCGCGAGGTCGAGCCCGGCACCGTCGTCACCGTCGACCGCACCGGCGTGCGCACCCGCGTCTACTGGCGGCTTCAGACCCGTCCCCACCAAGACGACCGGGCCACCACCATCGCCACCGTCCGCACCCTCCTGGACGACATCGTGCGCCGCCAGCTCGTCGCCGACGTACCGCGCTGCACCCTGCTCTCCGGCGGCCTGGACTCCTCCGCCATGACCGCGCTCGCCGCCCGGCAGCTCGCCGAGCACGGCGAGAGGGTGCGCAGCTTCGCCGTCGACTTCGCCGGCCAGACCGAGAACTTCGTCGCCGACGAACTGCGCGGCACCCCCGACGCGCCGTTCGTGCACGACGTGGCGCGTGCCGCGGACACCGACCACCAGGACATCGTCCTGGACGCGCAGGCCCTCTCCGACCCGGAGGTACGGCAGAAGGTGATCCGGGCCCGGGACCTGCCCATGGGCTTCGGCGACATGGACGCCTCGCTGTACCTGCTGTTCCGCAGCATCCGCGACCACTCCACCGTCGCCCTGTCCGGCGAGTCCGCCGACGAGGTGTTCGGCGGCTACCTGCAGTTCTTCGACGAGGAGGCGCGCCGCGCCGACACCTTCCCCTGGCTGGTGCGCTTCGTGCGCGACTTCGGCGACGACGCCGACGTCATGCGCCCGGACCTCACGCGGGCCCTCGACCTCACGACGTACGTCGCCGACGCCTACCGCACCGCCGTCTCCGGCATCCGCCGTCTCGACGGCGAGAGCGACTTCGAGTTCCGGATGCGGCAGATCTGCCACCTCCATCTCACCCGCTTCGTCCGCGTCCTGCTCGACCGCAAGGACCGGATGAGCATGGCTGTCGGTCTGGAGGTGCGCGTGCCGTTCTGCGACCACCGGCTCGTCGAGTACGTCTACAACGCGCCCTGGTCGCTGAAGTCCTTCGACGGGCGGGAGAAGAGCCTGCTCAGGGAGGCGACCGCGGACCTGCTGCCGAAGTCGGTGTACGACAGGGTCAAGAGCCCCTACCCCTCCACCCAGGACCCCAAGTACGCGCTCGCCCTCCAGGACCACGTCAAGGACCTGCTCGCCCGGCCCGGCCACCCGGTCTTCGACCTCGTCGACCGGGAACGGGTCCACCGGGCCGCGCACCACGACGCACCGGTCAGCACACAGGCGGCCCGGCGCGGACTGGAGAAGACTCTCGATCTCGCCCTGTGGCTCGACCTCTACCGTCCCGAGATCGTCACCGGCTGA
- a CDS encoding chemotaxis protein yields the protein MEHALSPATLAELRRPRAYPAVSVLTPTHRREPDNTQDPVRLRNVVAEAKKQLETDPAVTRERRADVVRQLDQALAEVDLAHTEDGLVIYAAPGEHQVWSLARTVPERVVLSDTFLTRNLVSAQAAGRPFWVMSVSPDRVTLWSGGTERITEERAGGFPLTRRLVENFDAERQERIGDQPSTFRDERTRQFLREADTAMGTLLRDHPRPLYVTGEPAALSALDEVGTTAKCAVHIQHGGLAHGTPEAVRRAIRPVQEAEARKETAAVTRELEAARGRKDFAAGVDEVWRSAREGRVRLLAVEEDYRATVRDDAGDHLIPAESGELDAREDIVDEIVEQCLETGADVRFVPDGTLGEMQGIAGVLRY from the coding sequence ATGGAGCACGCTCTGAGTCCCGCGACCCTCGCCGAACTACGGCGCCCCCGTGCCTATCCCGCGGTGTCCGTGCTGACGCCGACGCACCGCCGCGAGCCCGACAACACCCAGGATCCGGTCCGTCTGCGCAACGTCGTGGCCGAGGCCAAGAAGCAGCTGGAGACCGACCCGGCGGTCACCCGGGAACGACGCGCCGACGTCGTGCGCCAGCTCGACCAGGCCCTCGCCGAGGTGGACCTCGCACACACCGAGGACGGCCTGGTGATCTACGCGGCACCGGGCGAGCACCAGGTGTGGTCACTGGCCCGCACCGTGCCGGAACGGGTGGTCCTGTCGGACACCTTCCTCACCCGCAACCTGGTCTCCGCGCAGGCCGCCGGGCGCCCGTTCTGGGTCATGTCGGTCTCCCCCGACCGCGTGACGCTGTGGAGCGGCGGCACCGAACGGATCACGGAGGAGCGCGCCGGCGGCTTCCCGCTCACCAGGCGGCTCGTCGAGAACTTCGACGCCGAGCGCCAGGAGCGGATCGGCGACCAGCCGAGCACGTTCCGCGACGAGCGCACGCGCCAGTTCCTGCGGGAGGCCGACACCGCGATGGGCACGCTGCTGCGTGACCATCCGCGCCCGCTGTACGTCACCGGGGAACCGGCGGCGCTGTCCGCCCTCGACGAGGTCGGCACCACCGCCAAGTGCGCGGTGCACATCCAGCACGGCGGCCTGGCGCACGGCACGCCCGAGGCCGTGAGGCGCGCGATCCGCCCGGTCCAGGAGGCCGAGGCGCGGAAGGAAACGGCGGCGGTGACCCGGGAGCTGGAGGCGGCCCGCGGGCGCAAGGATTTCGCGGCCGGGGTCGACGAGGTCTGGCGCAGCGCCCGCGAGGGCCGCGTGCGGCTGCTGGCCGTGGAGGAGGACTACCGCGCGACGGTGCGCGACGACGCGGGGGACCATCTGATCCCCGCCGAGAGCGGTGAGCTCGACGCCCGCGAGGACATCGTGGACGAGATCGTCGAGCAGTGCCTGGAGACCGGGGCCGACGTCCGTTTCGTCCCGGACGGCACCCTGGGCGAGATGCAGGGCATCGCCGGAGTGCTGCGTTACTGA
- a CDS encoding SpoIIE family protein phosphatase, translating into MPSHLSADRSPAQPPGRGTVDALISQARRLKGEVDAVRRDAQSDTSDPQGRWERALYDLALHQLSDLDAHLAQLRDGPRVVPVRTGAVATAEPATPRHGSLLSRVGSAEWNLLTDEAVWSGELYGILGRDPADPPLTLDELPSLVLDEDRPGLTAMVTDCLVDAKPIDGEFRVVRPDGAVRTVHMMGEPVLDADGGTAAMWAVLRDVSELRRSQSVVRETRDSLQQHRHLAQTERRIAVELQEAVLPPWRGSLRLPHRGRPGLDLAAHHLPASAGTLIGGDWYDALELSDGDTLLSVGDLTGHGPGATTGMAMLLGALRGMAMAGTGPGQLMAWLNQLLDATVQPALGSAVCCRYRPATRTLVWARAGRPAPLLFRGGAGRVLDAPDGVLLGATSQASYEQAEETLEVGDLLLLHTDGLVPRHCPDPGEAGSDAGAAAIDRLLGLARRFGEARTAQDCVRTVVEEFGGSEREDDARVLVARVTS; encoded by the coding sequence ATGCCGTCCCACCTCTCCGCGGACCGCTCACCCGCCCAGCCGCCAGGGCGCGGCACGGTCGACGCCCTGATTTCGCAGGCCCGCCGGCTCAAGGGCGAGGTGGACGCCGTGCGGCGGGACGCGCAGAGCGACACATCGGACCCGCAGGGACGGTGGGAGCGTGCGCTGTACGACCTGGCTCTGCACCAACTCAGCGACCTGGACGCCCACTTGGCACAGCTGCGGGACGGGCCCAGGGTCGTGCCGGTCCGGACCGGTGCGGTGGCCACGGCGGAGCCGGCCACGCCACGGCACGGCTCGCTGCTCAGCCGGGTCGGCAGCGCGGAGTGGAACCTGCTGACGGACGAGGCCGTCTGGTCCGGCGAGCTCTACGGCATCCTCGGCCGCGACCCGGCCGACCCTCCGCTCACCCTGGACGAACTGCCGTCCCTGGTGCTCGACGAGGACCGGCCCGGGCTGACCGCCATGGTCACCGACTGCCTGGTCGATGCCAAGCCCATCGACGGCGAGTTCCGTGTCGTGCGGCCGGACGGCGCCGTCCGCACCGTGCACATGATGGGCGAGCCCGTGCTCGACGCCGACGGCGGCACCGCCGCGATGTGGGCCGTGCTGCGGGACGTCAGCGAACTGCGGCGCAGTCAGTCGGTGGTGCGCGAGACCCGTGACTCGCTGCAGCAGCACCGGCACCTCGCCCAGACCGAGCGCCGGATCGCCGTCGAGCTGCAGGAAGCCGTGCTGCCGCCTTGGCGCGGCTCCCTGCGGCTCCCGCACCGGGGCCGCCCTGGCCTCGACCTGGCGGCCCACCACCTGCCCGCCTCGGCGGGCACGCTGATCGGGGGCGACTGGTACGACGCGCTCGAGCTGTCCGACGGCGACACGCTGCTCAGCGTCGGCGACCTGACCGGGCACGGGCCCGGCGCGACCACGGGCATGGCCATGCTGCTGGGTGCCCTGCGCGGCATGGCGATGGCCGGGACCGGGCCCGGACAGCTGATGGCCTGGCTCAACCAGCTGCTGGACGCCACCGTCCAGCCGGCCCTGGGCAGCGCCGTCTGCTGCCGCTACCGGCCGGCCACCCGCACCCTGGTGTGGGCGCGGGCGGGCCGCCCCGCCCCGCTGCTCTTCCGGGGCGGGGCGGGACGCGTGCTGGACGCACCGGACGGCGTCCTGCTCGGCGCCACCTCCCAAGCCTCCTACGAGCAGGCGGAGGAGACCCTCGAGGTGGGCGACCTGCTCCTGCTGCACACCGACGGGCTCGTGCCGCGGCACTGCCCCGACCCCGGCGAAGCCGGGAGTGATGCGGGAGCGGCCGCCATCGACCGTCTGCTCGGTCTGGCCCGGCGGTTCGGCGAGGCCCGTACCGCACAGGACTGCGTGCGGACGGTCGTGGAGGAGTTCGGCGGGAGCGAACGTGAGGACGACGCCCGCGTCCTCGTCGCCAGGGTGACGTCGTAG